TTATTTAGGTTGATCGCTTTCATATAATTTAAAAATATATAGTTCCATTCATTTTTAATAATTTAATCCTATTTAAATTTCTGCCCCTTAATTAAATCATTTTGTATTGTTCTTATCGTCAAGGTACCTTTTATCACAAATATAGAGGGTATTCTTTTCAGTTATGAGTTCATCCATTTTCATGCGATGCTAAATGATAATGGGTAAAAAAGATCTGATTTTCTGGCCAGTGTCCTTTCATTGGGTGGTATGGTTTGGATAATTCTATTTAGCCCTAGGACACTGGCTTTTTCTATACCTAAAATTATGGAAATTCTATAAAAACTCTAGATTAGAAAATATCAATGGTGATAAATCTAATAATTAAACACTCGTGAAAATTTTATTCCAATGTAATATGGCGGTCCTTAATCTAATTTATCGAAAGCCTGCTTAAAGTCAGCAATTAAATCCTCCACCTCTTCACACCCAACAGAAAGACGAATTAAATTATTCTTCTTTGGATTTGGATAGTAAAGGCTTCGAACATCACCAAGACTCACTGCGATGGAAAATAGTTTAAGGTTTTTGCCTAACTCCTCCATTGCTGGCCCGCCTCCCTTTAGATAAAAGGAAACCATTCCCCCTTTACCATTAGGTAAGAGATTTTGAGCCCTATCATAATCTGGATGGCTTTCAAGTCCAGGATAGATTACAGACTCCACTTCAGATCGTGATTCAAGGAATTCTGCAATGGCTTGGGCATTCTTTGCATGGGCTTGCATTCGAAGATGCAGTGTACGTAGGCCCCGGAGGAGCAACCAAGAATTAAATGGGCTAATTACAGTCCCTAGATTGTCTCCATAATAACGTACCTGATCTACAATTTTTTTATTTCCAGCCACTACACCCCCTAATGCATCCCCATGACCTGAAATGTATTTCGTTGCAGAGTGCACTACAAGATCCGCACCTAATTCTAAGGGTCTTAAAAGATAGGGTGATAAGAAAGTATTGTCCACGATAAGAAGCAAACCATTATCATGGGCAAGCTTGGAAAGGCCTGGTATATCAGTAACATTTAAATGTGGATTAGACAAAGATTCCACAAAAATAACTTTGGTATTTGATTTAATCTGCTTTTCAACATTGGATAAATCATTAGTATCTACCCGGGTAACTTCAATATCTTTTTTAGCAAATACATCATCTAAAAGAGATTTCGTTACTGTAAAAAGATCAATAGAGGCTATACAATGATCTCCTGCATCTAGGATGCTCAATAATGCTGAACTAACCGCCGACATTCCACAGGCAGTGATGGTCGCATCCTCTGCACCCTCCAATGCAGCCACTTTTTTCTCTAAGGCAGCAGTCGTTGGATTGGCGGTCCGACTGTAAAAATATGTATCAGGGACCCAGTTCATTCCATCATCTACAGCAGCTTCTTTCTCTTGGGCAGACTCAAAGGCAAAGGTGGCACTTTGATAAATCGGTGTATTAAGAGCTCGAGTCGTAGGATCAACCACTTCACCTGATTGAATAGCACGTGTTGCAAATCCCATTTGTTCTTCTTTCATTGAAATACTCCTCCTCAAAATTATTTTTAAAACCTTTTCACTTTTATTATAAAGAGTACATTCAATATTGTCAAACACTATTTGTCATTATCAAAAATTTTTTTTATTTAGTAGCAAATATCAATCTGCAAGTAATTATGTGCACAGCATAAAATTAAGTCTTTTTGATAAAGTAGATGAGCCGCCATAAAGGAAACAATAAAAATAGGATCATGTAAATGAATAGTAGAAGAAGAGAGTTTATATGAGAAAAAGGCAAAGAAAAATCTATGTGGAAGAATTTGTAGATAGGAATTTATACTCATTGATTATGTGAATTGATTTAATCCTATCCAATAAGTTTATGATAATATCAAATAAATTTGTAATTTATGGATACTTACATTAGAATAAAAGGAGGAAATAGTATACTCTAATAAATAATTAAGACCTCTTAATTAGAAGGGAAGAATTAAATGGATGAAAAAAACACTAGACCCCGAGTCATTCAATCGGTACAAAGAGCTTTAGATATTCTTGAATGTTTTGATCAATTACATAGAGAATTGACATTGGGTGAAATCAGTGAAAAATTGGGTCTAAATAAAAGCACAGTTCATGGAATTATCAAAACCTTAAGTATCAATGAATATATCGACCAAAATAATAGCAATGGAAAATATTTATTAAGCCCAAAATTATTAGGCAAATACCAATTGGTTTCTGATTCAATCTCCATACGACTAAAAGAAATAGGCTCTTATTATATAAAAAAATTAAGCCTCAAATATAAGGCTTCCAGTAGATTGTTTTCTTATAGAGACCAAAATTTAATTTTTTTAGAAATGATAAAACCTAATAATTCTTATTATACGATCAGTTCTGTCACTGGATATCCTATTCCCCTGAATGCAACTGCCTCTGGGAAAATAGTTTTAGCTCATATGGAAGAAGAAGAATTAGAATATTATTTAAAACAAGAGTCTTTCGTAAAGTTTACAGATAAAACCCTTGTAGAAAAAAAGGATATTCTTTTTGAAGCAAAGAAAATTTATGAAACTGGTTATAGCATAGAAAATGAAGAAATAGAAATAGGGATCTATTCCATTGCTTCTCCTATTTATGATAACCAAAACCACTTAATTGGCGTTTTAAGTTTAACAGGACCCATTGGAAAGTTGAAAGATCAAACCCAAGAAATAATTGTAGATATGACAGATTATAGTAAAAAAATTACTGAAAAATTGATAGGAGCATAGACTTTACAAAAAGAAAATGAGAAATTAAACTTGATGGATTTATTACAATCTATTATTCATGAAAATAAGAAGGAGATAAAATAGAGAAATAGATAGCATTTTATAAAAAAGACTCAATTGTCCTTATTTTTAATAAGTCAGATAAGGATATCCTTATCTGACTTAAAGTCTATCTATTGCTACCCTGATTTAATTTTTTAAAAGTTTTGTTTATTTTTCCTTATCTATGGTATAATAATAAAAAAGGTAATCGGATTCGCAAAATGCGATTGCCACTTTGGAGTTAATTATTCATTAATCACTCTGCATGGGCGTGCAGGGTGATTACTTTTTTTGGTCCTTATTCCTATCTAAATAGGAGATTAGCGATATTGTAAATACACCAAAGGTTATCATTAAAGATATTGCCTCATATGTACTCATATCGCACCACCTCCCTTCATCTTAAGTAGAGAAGTGGCGACCACACCCTGCTTTTATCCGATTACCTTATGCCTATTTTATCAAATATTATAATTATTTTCCATGAAATTCTTCTCTCATCAACAATAATCTTGCCTATTACCATTTCTCAGTATATAAATATCCACTCATCCCATGAATAACCTCATTATTGATTTAGATAAGAACAACCCCTTCAATTGCGCTACAAAAGATAAAGGGATGAAACTTTTTCATTTCATCCCTTTTGTATAAATATTCTCCTTTTTTATTCTGAGGTGATTACTTCGTTTATTTTCTTATACCATGTATTATTTACAGTATAATTTTGCCTTATCTATTGAATTAAATAAATTCATTTTAAATTCAATCACTTCTTTGGTTGCTTCTATACATTCAGGATAGATGGCATTGGGTTCAAAGATATTTTTATCCCTGTCAAAAATCTCTCTAGCTTTTTTATAAAAAGCGGCTTTAATATCACTGGAGATATTTATTTTTGAAATTCCTAGAGTTACTGATTTAGCAATTTCATCATCAGGATTACTGGAGCCTCCATGTAGAACTAAAGGTGCTGCCACTTCTTTTCTAATTTCCTCTAATAGATCTAGTTTTAATTCTGGTTTCATATCAGAAGGATAAATCCCATGTTTGGTTCCAATGGCAACGGCTAAAGTGTCTATTCCTGTTCTTTCTACGAATTCCTTTGCCTTAGCTGGGTCGGTATAGATGATTTCATCTGCTCCACCTTCAGCAGAATTTCCTGCATTTCCAATAGTTCCTAATTCCCCTTCTACAGAGACATTTAGAGGATGAGAAATTTCTACTACTTTTTTGCAGATTTCTATATTTTCCTCAAAGGATAAATGAGATGCATCAATCATTACCGAGGTAAATCCGACTCGAATAGCTCTTAGTACTTGCTCAAAAGTAGAACCATGATCCAAATGGATGACCATGGGCACATTGGATTTATTGGCCTCTTCAATACAGGATGCTACAAAACTATCTTCCAAAAAAGATAGCTCGTCTGGATGAAGGGCTAGAATTACAGGGGATTGTTTTTCATTGGCACTTTCTATGACAGCCTTTAAGATTTGCCCACTTCCTATATTAAATGCTGGCACTGCAAATTTATTTTCTTGAGCTACACTTAATAGTTCTTTCATATTCATTAGCATATTGTTCACTCCAATTATAGTTTGTATTTTATAGGGCCTTACCCTTGGAACCGGATAATTCGATGTAATCTTTAATCACTTGGGCACTATCTTTTTCCACTTGATGCATTAAATAAAAGAAGTTGATATCAGGATTTTCCTTGAGGATTTTAAGAGCACTGTCCCTATTGGCATTCATAAAATCACAGCCTACATTGATTTTATTGATGCCGTGTTGTACAGATTTTAAAATATTTTCCTCTCCGGATCCTGATCCTCCATGGAGAACCAAGGGAATATCTACTTTTTCCTTGATTTCCTTTAATCTTTCAAAATCAAACTCTGGTACCATGCCCTCAGGATAGTCTCCATGGGAACTGCCATAGGATATAGCCAAAGCGTCTATTCCAGTGCTTTCCACAAATCTTTTGGCTTCATCTGGATCTGTCTTCATAGCATTTTCGGTATAATTCTCACCTTCGGTTCCTCCTAGGCTACCTAGCTCAGCTTCAACCGATATCCCCCTTTGGTGGGCATAGCTTACCACTTTTTTAGTTTCTGCAATGTTTTTTTCAAAATCAAAATCTGATCCATCGTACATAATGGAAGAAAATCCATCTTCAATAGCTTTAAAGACTAAATGTTGATCCTTCCCGTGATCTAAGTTTAAAGCTACGGGAACAGATGCCTTGTTGGCCAAGGTTTTTACCATGGGAGCAATAAGATCGCTGGGAGCATGCTTGACTAAATGTTCTTCTACGATATTGACAATAATAGGGGCCTTGAGTTCTTCTGCTGCATTAATAACCGTCCTAGCTGTTTCCAGATTAAAACAATTTATGGCCATAACCCCATAGTTTTCCCTATGGGCTTTTTCTAGCATTTCTTTCATGGAAACGTACATGATAATTTCCCTCCTAGAATAATTCGGTATATCTATATATCGAGTTAAAGTATAACTAGTTGTGCTAGCTATGAGATTTTAACGAGCACAACTAGTTGATATTCCTGTTAAGATAATCTAATATTAGATAAATCAATATCTTCCTCTTCTTCTTCCTCTTCTAAAAATATCTCTTGCTCCTTAGGTTCTTTCTTGAGAACCAAGAGGAGAACTGCTGTTACTAGGGAACCTACAGCCAATGCTATAAGGAATTTAATAGGATTGGTCATAGCAGGTACAATAAACATTCCTCCTGATGGAACAGGTGACCCTACTCCCCACATCATAGATAGTCCTCCACCAATAGCTGCCCCTATAGAACAGGAGGCAATAACTCTAATAGGATCCACAGCGGCTATAGGAATAACTCCTTCTGTGATCATGGCAATCCCCATAGGGAAAGCAACTTTGATGTTTTCTACCTCTCTACTGGAGTATATTTTCTTTCTAAGGAATCTAGAAAACACTAGGGATAAGGTTACCCCAAAGGGTGGCACCATAGATGCTAGGATCTTTACCGCCTCTGGCTCTAGTATTCCTTCTAATAATAAACCATCTGCAAATAGAGATGCGGTTTTATTCACTGGTCCTCCAAAGTCAAAAGCGGCCATAGCTCCCATTATAGAACCAAATACAAATCTAGATGCGCCTTGCATATTCACCAAGAAGGCGGTTAAAGCATCTGTAGCTGCAACGATAGGAACACCAATGACAAAATACATCAATAATCCAATAACTAGTGTAGAGATCAATGGTAGGATCATCATTGGCATTAGACCTTCTGCCCATTTAGGTACTTTTAAATTTTTCTTAAGCCAATTGATGAAATAACCAATAATATACCCCCCCAACATACCGCCAAGGAATCCTGCACCTATAGAATTGGCAATAAGTCCCATAAATAGACCTGGTGCAATTCCTGGACGATCAGCGATGGAATATGCTATCCCCGCTGCAATGACTGGGGCCAATAAACCCATTCCCAATACGCCCAAAGAAACTAAGGCATCGGGAATAGAATAAGCTTGAGTATAATCCCCTATGACGTTTCCATTGGTTAGATTGCCTATAGCAATTAATAATCCTGAGGCCACGACTAAGGGTAACATATAGGAAATAGCTGTTAATGCATGTTTTTTTAATTGCAATTTTTTCAACATCTTTATTCCCCCTATTCTTTTACTAAATCTTCTACCTTTTTCATTAATCCTTTAGGTGATTTAATGACAATACTTGTGGGTACTTCTACCATCTTTTTCCCTTCAAATCTTTCTTTACCAGATATCTTAATATCTGCAGCAATGATCACTACATCGGCATTGTCGATATCTTTTTTCTCTAATTTACCTTCTGTCCCTACGGTTCCTTGGGTTTCTATTTTTATTTCATGTCCAAGACTTTCTGCAGCCTTAACGAGTTTTTCTTTGGCGATATAAGTATGAGCTATTCCCGATGTACAAGCGGCAACTCCAACAATTTTCATCTTTCCACCTCCTTTCTATTCATGTTTTGTCATGATTTCTAGAATATCTTCTGTAGATTCTACTGATAATAATTTTTCACATTTCTCTTCATCCCCTAAGGTTGACGCTACCTGTGCCAGCAATTTAATGTGGACACTAGTCTTATCTTCTTCGGGTACAGCAAATAGGATAATCAGTTTTACTCCTTTTCCATCTAAGCTTTCCCATTGGATTTCTTCAGAGGTTCTGCCAATGGCAAGGGCCGTTTTGGCCACATGTTTTGATTTGCCATGGGGTATAGCAATATAACCGCCCATACCTGTCTCTCCAATTTCTTCCCTGGCGTATACATCTTTTATAAAGCCTTCTTTATCGGTTATCGATCCGGTTTTTACTAATAAGTCTGTTAATTCATCTATAGCTTCCTGTTTTGTTTTTGCTTTAAGATTGAGATTAATTCGTTCTTCTAAGATAATATTTCTCAAGTCCATTTGTTCATCGCTCCTATCTAATGTATTCCATCCATTCTTTATGGAGATTTTTGTTTGTTATGATTGCTGATTATTTTCTTTACTGTAGAGATCAAATAATGATGGTTATCATATTTTATGACATATATATCTTTGTTCTCTTTGTCTATACTGGTCAATAAAAGGGTACTCTTTTCATTTGTTTTATAGGGATATATACAGATTGTTTCATTCAGACATACCATTTCATTTTTATTGAATTCAATCCCTTGGTTTTTCTTGAGGATATTGGGTAAATCTGTCTCCTTCTTATAGTTATAAGTATTATTTACAACTACATCCTCAAATATTTCCTTTTGCTTATTATTTATTTTCCCAAGGGACTGATTGTCTATTAGGTGTTGAATATTTTTAATATCCGCCTCCCCTAAAAAGGCTGATACTAAAACATAGGGCTTGTCTATATTTAATTTAACTGTGGAAATAATCAGGTCGATATCATCTAAATCAACCCTATTCAATTTGCTAGATGCGATAACATCACTGATATTAAGATTGGCAAAGGATTTTCTAAGTCTTGTTGCTAGGAGCTGGGAAGTTCCATAACCACTATGGCATATGACGATGGCTTGTTTATTTGAATTGGACTTTTCTATTTCATATTGGAAATAGGTCATAATATAGGCAACTTCATCCAAGCTGATGTTTTCTATCTCCAGCATATCGCATACAATCATGCAGGCAATCCTCGTGATGGTAAAGAATTCACTGAACTCAGTAGTTATTTCATCCAATAAAGGATTTTTGATTTTAATCCCGGCTACAAGCCTGTTTAGCATTGGTTTAATATGCAACAATAGAGATTGAAATAGTTTATTATCATAATTAAAATCTTTTTCACTCATATCGGAAATGACAGCGATAAGCTTACGGGTAAACATCTTTGATAGGGCTTCCAGTTCATCACTGGGTTTTGATATTTGATTATCCTTATTCCTTAAACCACTGGAAATCAAATATTGATAGATATAAAACACTTCATTATCTGCAATTTTGATATCATAGTGATTTTCTATCTGATTTACTATTTTAAATACGCCTTTGTATATTTTGCTATCTATCTCTGTTAGTCTATCGTTACTGCCTCTTATCTCTTCTAGATCATTGCCCTCTCGAATTCTTTTTGTCATGATCAGTAGATGGGTCAATAAGTTTGTATAATAAGGCTCATAGATAATTCTTTTCATGTCACTTTCTAATCCATTGAGTAGATTTTCAAAGAACTTGATTTCATCCACTTCGTCCAATCCCTCAATATTATTTTCATTATGGCGTAAAATCTGATATTCTATTAAATAATTTGAATTGTAATGAATATTTTCTTGAATAACATAGGCAAGCGCATTTCTAATATCCATTTCCTTTGCGGAAATACGGGTTCCATCCCTTGTTCGGATAATTTTAATATTAAATTCTCTAAATTGGTCCTCAATGTATTTTAAGTCATTGAGTATAGAGGTTCTGCTCACATAGTACTGGTTGGAAAGCTTTTGAATGGTGGTATATTCTTTGGAATTTAATAATAAGCTTCTGGCAATTTCAGCTCTTCTTTGCTCCACTGAAATTTGTTCATTTATATTTCCATGGCTATTGATGATCTCCACCAGTTGAAATAATTGGGCATCATCATAGTGAAGTTTTACTCCGCTCCCGGATTTTCTTTCTAAGGTAGACCCAGTTTTTTCAATAAAAGATTGAATCTCATCTAAATCCCATGAAATAGTCTTATTGGATACCCCTAAAGTGTGGGCAAAATTTTTTATGGGCTTATATGAATTATCGCTAATCAATAATCTAAGTAATTCTATTTGTCTTTGATTAAGTTGATCCATATTACCACTTCCTTTTTCTTAATTGTTATTATAGCAAACCGTTTACATAATGAATATTACATTGTGTTCCGCAACAATGTGGAAGTAATGTACATTGTATTTGGAATATTCTTATTATGACACGGAAAAGATCTTATTATTAGGTGGATGGAATATATTGTGATTCTTATACCCTAAAAAAGAGAGGAAGCCCAATTGGGCCTCCTCTCTTTTCCTAAATATCCTCTGTAAATTTTTCTATGCTCATCCTACTCTCCAATTTACCATTTTGAGATGATCCCATCCTATTTGGAGAAATGATGGTTAACATCTATTGTATTAACTACAGTTTATTTTTAATGTAATGATTTCAAAGGGTTTAAATTCTAATTCATTATTCCCTCTACTGAATAAACTCCTATCGGTAGGTTCTTCCATTAGATTGACAAGCTGTACATCTTTGACTCTATGATCAAAGTTTAGTTTTACTCTTTCAGTGCCTCCATTACATTCATATAGCCTTATAATGATATCGTCGCTATGTTCTGCCTTTTTTATGGTTTCAATCATTATGCTTTCATTATCCACCCTTACCAAGGCTTCTTTTTTCCTATCAAAGTAAAACTCTCCAGTAAATTCAACAACCCTTAGGGGCAAATTTAGTTCATAGGAGGCTTGAATAACTTGACCTTCTATGCAATCTCCACCATGGGGATATAGTGAGTAAATAAACTCATGGGTTCCCTTATCTGCTTCAGCCCCTGGGGTATCCGTACTTCTTAGAAGATTTAAATTTATGGTATTTCCTTTAACTCTATGCCCATATTTGCAATCATTTAATAGTGCAACCCCATAATCTGCCTGGGATAAATCTACATATTTATGGGCACAAATTTCATATTTTGCCATATCCCAACTGGTATTATCATGGGTAGGGCGTTTGATGCTGCCGAATTGGATATCGCAGCTTACTTCATGGGTAAAAACATTCACTGGAAAAGAGGTTCTGAGCATCCTATTGCTCTCTTTCCAATCCACCTTGGTTTTAAAATCTATTCTTCTACTCCCCTCAGTTAGTATAATTTCCTGCTCAATAGTGGATAAATGATAGGTATAAATCTGTTTAACAATAGCCTTAGGCCCACGGACCATACTTTCAGAATACTCAAGCTTAAACTTATCCTGAGGGATATCATGGCAGGTGGGGGAAAAGTCCCAAGCGTTTCCGTAAGTTTCTTCATAGGGGGTAAGTACATTTGCCTTGAAATTTGTATCTAAAGCTTCTCTTTGAAATTCTTTGTCAAATACCGATTTTAACGAACCATCTTCATTAAAACTTACTTTTAATAAATTGTTTTCAATACAGTGATCCTCTGCGGTAACACCAAAGGAAGTGCTTTCCAATGTACTGGATTGAATGACCCTGTGATTCATAGCTGGCACTTTCACTTTAGCCCACTCTCCATTAATCATTAGCCATTCTTCTCTATCCCATGACAGGGAATTTATTATGCCAGCAGCTTTAGTTTTTGGAGTTATTTTACTTGCTAGTAAGAAATCTGGAGTAACTTGGTTGGTACAATAGCAATCTTCCAGTAAAGCTCTGTAGGTATCCTCTATTAATTTTTCGGTATGTTTCAAGAGATATTCATACCTCTCCAACGATTCATCATATACCCTTTTTATAGATGAACCTGGCAGGATATCATGAAATTGATATAATAGTACTTCCTTCCAGATAGTCTCTATCTCTGCTTGGGGATATGATCTTAACCCTTCTATTTGGGCTAATACAGACACATATTCCAGTTCTCTAAGGGCAAATTCCATTTTTCTGTTGAAGCATTTATTTTTAGCCTGGGTAGTATAAGTTCCCTGATGTTTTTCTAAATATAATTCCCCGCTCCAGGTTTTATAGTTGGCCATGTTTTTTTCAATTCTCTTAAAAAATTCCAGTGAAGGCTCTTGCTTAACGGGTACCAAACCATTTAAGTGTTTTTCCCGTTCTAGTCTTTCGAGATGTTCTTCTCCTGGACCTCCACCTCCATCTCCTATTCCAAAGAGCATTAAACACTCTTGGGAAACTCCCTTGTCTTTAAAATTTCTTTCTGCTTCTTTTATGGCCTTTGGGGAAGCAGAACTATTATAAGTTCCCTCGGGAGGCATATGTACCAGTACTTTACTTCCATCTATTCCTTCCCACATAAAAGTATGGTGAGGAAATTGATTATATTCATTCCAAGACAATTTTATTGTCATAAAATAATCTAAGCCCGACTTCTTTAGAATCTGTGGAAGGGAAGCGGTATATCCAAAGACATCTGGCAGCCATAAAGTCTTCATCTCTTTATCAAATTCTTTTTTAAAAAACATCTTTCCATAAAGGACTTGTCGAATTAAAGCCTCTCCCCCTGAAATATTGGTATCTGGCTCAACCCACATTCCTCCTTGGGCTTCCCATCGTCCTTCTGCTATACGCACTTTTATTTTACGATATAGCTTAGGATATCGCTCTTTTATCCATGCATAAAGTTGGGGCTGACTTGCTCCAAATATATATTCAGGATATCTGTCCATATTTGATAAGACAGTTGAAAATGTACGAGCACCCTTTCTTATGGTTTCTCTTATAGGCCAAAGCCATGCTAAATCAATGTGAGCATGACCTATTGCGCTTATACTTAAAGATTCATCCCCACAGTTTTTATTAAGCTCTGCCGAAAGAATCTCTCTTGCTTTTTTAGCCTCTTCTTTATCATAGTTTTTCATAACCTTAAAAGCATGAAAAAGCGTAAATAAAATACTTTGATGCCTTGAAGAGTCTTCGGGAAGTTGCTCCATTAGCTCTTGAAGCACCTCTATATCATAATATAATTTACGCATTTCATCCTTTAAAAGGGCAATATGTGCTTCTTTGATTTTTCCACTATCTTTGTAATTTCCAAAAAGATCGTTACAGCCCCCATCTGCCCATAGATCAATGTTTTCTCCACCACAAGCTTTCTCTAGAAAATTCACTACCCTCTTCCCAGGCTTGCCAAGGGTTAAATCAAATTCAGAGCTAACATTTGTTAACCCCTGGTTAGGGCAACCATCCTCATCAAATATGCAGATCTCCCCGCTAATATCTATTAATAATACCACTTTTTTATGGGCAGCCGCTTTAGGTACAGTTCCGGTAAAATTAAACCATGCACAATCCCAAAGTTTGCCCCAACTCTCTCCTACATTTAGAGAAATATATTTACCCATAGTCTTTTCTTTAAAATCAACTGGCTCTTCTGTGACCCATGCATGGATATTTAGTGGTGCAATCTTATGATAAATACTTTCTTCTACCTTTGCTTTAAATACATCAATGCTTTTCTTATATGAACTAATAAAATATGGCATTTTTCTCTCCTTTTTTTATTTCTTAGAATTTACACTAGCTATTTCAAAACCAAAAACTTTATCCTATAATAGACTATGTACACTTTAGCAAAAGGGGGATTTGATCATGACATTTAAAATACTAAAGGATATTTTCAAGTGTGCTAAGCTTGCTCTTTTTATTTCCTCAGGTATAGCTGTATTTTTTACACTCATTTATTTTATTTTTTATCAAGGCAAGGACATATCCTTATTTGGTTTTATTAAAAATGCTCTATATTACATAGGTTGCTTTGGCTTTTTGATCAGTGCAGGGTTTTTTATACAAAAAAATGCCACAAGACCTCTTACCTATCAGGATGCGTGGAACAAAATGTTTTCGGTTTTAAATCTTGGACTTGTCATCATGTTTGTCTCTTTATTTATCTGCTTCTATGGAATGATTGTCCAGATTTGTATTGGCTATTAGGACAGCTTAAAAACAGCTTAAGGAGTGATGCCCATACTCTCTAAGCTGCTAGATGATATTTTACTGATACTAAGTTGTATTTACTATAAAGAACCCTATTTCATGATGGGATTCGTCGGTTTTGTTTACTCTTTTCCTAATATAAATGACAGGCTACATAGTGACCCTCATTCATCTCTTTAAGTAATGGGGTTTTTTCACTACATATGGGTTTTCTATATTTACATCTTGACCTAAATCTACAGCCTGGCTTAGGATTTATAGGACTTGGCACTTCCCCTTCTAAATTAATTCTCTTTTTAGATCTTTCATAACTTGGATTAGGTATAGGAATAGCCGAAAGAAGGGCTTGGGTATAGGGATGTTGTGGATTTTTATAAAGTTCATCACTCTTTGCAAGTTCTACCATACAACCTAAATACATTACCCCAACTCGATCAGAGATATGTTTGACCATAGACAAATCATGGGCAATGAATAAATAAGTTAATCCGAATTCATCTTGCAATTCCAGCAGTAAATTTATAATTTGTGCTTGGA
The Irregularibacter muris DNA segment above includes these coding regions:
- a CDS encoding trans-sulfuration enzyme family protein, translating into MKEEQMGFATRAIQSGEVVDPTTRALNTPIYQSATFAFESAQEKEAAVDDGMNWVPDTYFYSRTANPTTAALEKKVAALEGAEDATITACGMSAVSSALLSILDAGDHCIASIDLFTVTKSLLDDVFAKKDIEVTRVDTNDLSNVEKQIKSNTKVIFVESLSNPHLNVTDIPGLSKLAHDNGLLLIVDNTFLSPYLLRPLELGADLVVHSATKYISGHGDALGGVVAGNKKIVDQVRYYGDNLGTVISPFNSWLLLRGLRTLHLRMQAHAKNAQAIAEFLESRSEVESVIYPGLESHPDYDRAQNLLPNGKGGMVSFYLKGGGPAMEELGKNLKLFSIAVSLGDVRSLYYPNPKKNNLIRLSVGCEEVEDLIADFKQAFDKLD
- a CDS encoding IclR family transcriptional regulator; amino-acid sequence: MDEKNTRPRVIQSVQRALDILECFDQLHRELTLGEISEKLGLNKSTVHGIIKTLSINEYIDQNNSNGKYLLSPKLLGKYQLVSDSISIRLKEIGSYYIKKLSLKYKASSRLFSYRDQNLIFLEMIKPNNSYYTISSVTGYPIPLNATASGKIVLAHMEEEELEYYLKQESFVKFTDKTLVEKKDILFEAKKIYETGYSIENEEIEIGIYSIASPIYDNQNHLIGVLSLTGPIGKLKDQTQEIIVDMTDYSKKITEKLIGA
- a CDS encoding putative holin-like toxin, producing the protein MSTYEAISLMITFGVFTISLISYLDRNKDQKK
- a CDS encoding ketose-bisphosphate aldolase → MLMNMKELLSVAQENKFAVPAFNIGSGQILKAVIESANEKQSPVILALHPDELSFLEDSFVASCIEEANKSNVPMVIHLDHGSTFEQVLRAIRVGFTSVMIDASHLSFEENIEICKKVVEISHPLNVSVEGELGTIGNAGNSAEGGADEIIYTDPAKAKEFVERTGIDTLAVAIGTKHGIYPSDMKPELKLDLLEEIRKEVAAPLVLHGGSSNPDDEIAKSVTLGISKINISSDIKAAFYKKAREIFDRDKNIFEPNAIYPECIEATKEVIEFKMNLFNSIDKAKLYCK
- a CDS encoding class II fructose-bisphosphate aldolase, whose protein sequence is MYVSMKEMLEKAHRENYGVMAINCFNLETARTVINAAEELKAPIIVNIVEEHLVKHAPSDLIAPMVKTLANKASVPVALNLDHGKDQHLVFKAIEDGFSSIMYDGSDFDFEKNIAETKKVVSYAHQRGISVEAELGSLGGTEGENYTENAMKTDPDEAKRFVESTGIDALAISYGSSHGDYPEGMVPEFDFERLKEIKEKVDIPLVLHGGSGSGEENILKSVQHGINKINVGCDFMNANRDSALKILKENPDINFFYLMHQVEKDSAQVIKDYIELSGSKGKAL
- a CDS encoding PTS fructose transporter subunit IIC; amino-acid sequence: MLKKLQLKKHALTAISYMLPLVVASGLLIAIGNLTNGNVIGDYTQAYSIPDALVSLGVLGMGLLAPVIAAGIAYSIADRPGIAPGLFMGLIANSIGAGFLGGMLGGYIIGYFINWLKKNLKVPKWAEGLMPMMILPLISTLVIGLLMYFVIGVPIVAATDALTAFLVNMQGASRFVFGSIMGAMAAFDFGGPVNKTASLFADGLLLEGILEPEAVKILASMVPPFGVTLSLVFSRFLRKKIYSSREVENIKVAFPMGIAMITEGVIPIAAVDPIRVIASCSIGAAIGGGLSMMWGVGSPVPSGGMFIVPAMTNPIKFLIALAVGSLVTAVLLLVLKKEPKEQEIFLEEEEEEEDIDLSNIRLS
- a CDS encoding PTS fructose transporter subunit IIB, which codes for MKIVGVAACTSGIAHTYIAKEKLVKAAESLGHEIKIETQGTVGTEGKLEKKDIDNADVVIIAADIKISGKERFEGKKMVEVPTSIVIKSPKGLMKKVEDLVKE
- a CDS encoding PTS sugar transporter subunit IIA; amino-acid sequence: MDLRNIILEERINLNLKAKTKQEAIDELTDLLVKTGSITDKEGFIKDVYAREEIGETGMGGYIAIPHGKSKHVAKTALAIGRTSEEIQWESLDGKGVKLIILFAVPEEDKTSVHIKLLAQVASTLGDEEKCEKLLSVESTEDILEIMTKHE